The Gemmatimonadaceae bacterium genome includes the window CGGCGGAGCTATTGCTACAGTCTCCCCCTTGACAGCAACGTGATCATAGAAGCTTCAGCGTGCCTCACGCGCGCCGACGCTGCGTTCGTGGATTCCGTCGCTGGTGCAAGCATGCCCGCACTTCGATAGTCGAGTCAGTCAGTCGGTAGTACAACGAGTAAGGAAATCGCTCGAGCAGTAAACGACGTACATCGCGGTGCACGACGGGGCCGGCTTCCGGCATTTCCTTGACTAGACGAAGTACCGAACCGAGTGCGCTCTCGAATTCGGCGCCCAGGCCAACTTGTTGGGCATCGTACCATTTGTACGCCTCCTCAACATCATCCTTCGCTCGCGAAGTGAACGCGAGCGAGCGGCTCACAGCTCTGGTTTCCGAAGACGTGCTTGGACTTCTTCCCAGGAGACTGTCGCCCGCTCATCCGGATCGCCCAATCGATCGTCGAGCTCGGCCTGATGCCACTCCGGAACCGGAACGCTCTCGGCCGAAGCGGCGAGGCTGTCCCAAATACTCTCTACTAATTGAAGGCGATCCTCGGCAGGAAGATCGAGGATTTCGCTAAGCAACGCCGATCGAGACATGCTTTCAAACTGCGGGTTGGGACTCAAGGGGACAAGTGCCAGTTTGCAGGCATAACGTTGGGTTGTGCTGCGGCCGCTTCAATAATGCGGCCGCGGAGCGGCCGCCATCAATAGCGCGGCCGTCTGCACCAGCCGTCGTTAGATGGCGATCGGCGAGACCTTCTCGCCTCCAAGTCGGCGCCACGCATCCAGTGCGCTTGACGTGCGTTGATAGCGACGCACTTTCGCGTCGAGGACGTCAACTGCCCAGAAATCAGGGCCGAGCGAACTCGAATCGTTCACGTCATCGCGCCAGCCGAGTGCCACGCAGAGGATTGCC containing:
- a CDS encoding addiction module protein — its product is MSPNPQFESMSRSALLSEILDLPAEDRLQLVESIWDSLAASAESVPVPEWHQAELDDRLGDPDERATVSWEEVQARLRKPEL